Proteins encoded together in one Campylobacter anatolicus window:
- a CDS encoding phage tail protein, translating into MVLSLGGFKFNWKQTDGISRESEFGISSSDRIGNYPALFRANLGSESIKIDGHTLPYSGDKQDALKELYTLAKAGISYPLVTGYGKYLGKFVIVKISESQAVFTDNGLFFTQGFSLELKRDYE; encoded by the coding sequence ATGGTCTTATCATTAGGCGGATTTAAATTTAATTGGAAGCAGACTGATGGCATAAGCCGTGAGAGTGAGTTTGGTATAAGCTCAAGCGATAGGATAGGAAACTATCCTGCATTATTTCGTGCAAATTTAGGAAGTGAGAGCATAAAGATAGACGGACATACCTTGCCGTATAGCGGAGATAAGCAAGATGCATTAAAAGAGCTTTACACTCTAGCTAAGGCAGGTATTAGCTATCCGCTAGTAACAGGTTATGGCAAATATCTAGGAAAATTTGTAATCGTAAAGATAAGTGAAAGCCAAGCTGTTTTTACTGACAATGGACTATTTTTTACGCAAGGGTTTAGCTTGGAGCTTAAAAGGGATTATGAGTAA
- a CDS encoding tail protein X, whose product MKIYIAKDNERLDTIVYKHYGTLANFTEILAFNSYLNTILKAGDKVFLPEIKAKARKSEKTLW is encoded by the coding sequence ATGAAAATTTACATAGCTAAAGATAATGAAAGACTTGATACTATCGTCTATAAACACTACGGCACATTAGCAAATTTCACTGAAATTTTAGCTTTTAATAGCTATCTAAATACTATTTTAAAAGCAGGCGATAAGGTGTTTTTACCTGAAATAAAAGCAAAAGCGAGAAAAAGCGAGAAAACGTTATGGTAA